From Scleropages formosus chromosome 25, fSclFor1.1, whole genome shotgun sequence, a single genomic window includes:
- the LOC108921350 gene encoding integrator complex subunit 6 homolog isoform X2 produces MDRSQLRHLLYLVLVVGVAGSSFSTTQTVNSDTGGNGNSTHGISHSSVSWPVQTTVAITYPTSSGSVTKEETAGSMNSTSSSSSSSCTSSTSSTSSTSHCVLQNKEMFGVVLALGVTVMLFVLLLVTTIVLAFHLFQITEWRPSPRPLRSNVDLIRSQMALEDGTLADTDVLLVQVELDKVDKDGDTKEEPQQSPPPTSSTPEPESGPPPADPAPDPTPSVDPAAAESADAAGGALTA; encoded by the coding sequence ATGGACCGCTCTCAGCTCCGCCACCTACTGTACCTGGTCCTTGTCGTTGGAGTGGCAGGAAGTAGCTTCAGCACCACCCAAACAGTTAACAGTGATACTGGTGGAAATGGCAATTCCACTCATGGCATCAGTCACAGCTCAGTGAGTTGGCCTGTACAGACCACTGTGGCCATAACGTATCCCACCAGCTCTGGCTCGGTTACCAAGGAGGAGACTGCTGGCTCCATGAACTCCAccagctccagcagctccagcagctgcacCAGCTCCACCAGCTCCACCAGCTCCACTTCACATTGTGTGCTGCAGAACAAGGAGATGTTTGGGGTGGTCCTTGCCCTAGGCGTGACCGTCATGCTCttcgtgctgctgctggtcactACCATTGTGCTGGCCTTTCACTTGTTCCAAATAACGGAATGGCGCCCCTCTCCCCGGCCCCTCCGTTCCAACGTCGACCTCATCCGGAGCCAGATGGCGCTGGAGGACGGGACCCTCGCGGACACCGACGTGCTGCTGGTCCAAGTCGAATTGGACAAGGTGGACAAGGATGGCGACACGAAAGAGGAGCCTCAGCAGAGTCCTCCCCCGACGAGCAGCACCCCGGAGCCTGAGAGTGGCCCGCCCCCCGCTGACCCGGCCCCCGATCCCACCCCCAGCGTAGATCCGGCAGCCGCCGAGTCCGCAGATGCTGCAGGAGGAGCCTTGACAGCATGA